In Aegilops tauschii subsp. strangulata cultivar AL8/78 chromosome 3, Aet v6.0, whole genome shotgun sequence, one genomic interval encodes:
- the LOC141042669 gene encoding uncharacterized protein, translating into MARFLLVEHHFEFSGYSGKVTFAFLFQLAIEPLQRIFASATEAGILKPITHILASIGVSLYADDAALLLNPCKSEMMATQAILEAFGRISRLYTNFNKSSAFPICCDELATNEVLSEFAGTTDSFPCKYLGLPLSLHNLGMPTSNSD; encoded by the coding sequence ATGGCCCGTTTCCTGCTAGTGGAGCACCATTTTGAGTTCAGTGGATATTCTGGAAAGGTAACATTCGCCTTTTTGTTCCAGCTTGCTATAGAGCCACTACAACGTATCTTCGCGTCTGCAACTGAAGCAGGGATCTTGAAGCCTATCACGCACATTTTGGCCTCCATCGGAGTAAGCCTTTATGCCGATGATGCTGCCCTCCTTCTGAACCCGTGCAAGTCCGAGATGATGGCCACACAAGCAATCCTGGAAGCTTTTGGGAGAATCTCTAGACTCTACACCAACTTCAACAAGTCCTCGGCTTTCCCTATCTGTTGTGATGAGCTGGCAACTAATGAAGTGCTCTCCGAGTTCGCGGGAACAACTGACTCTTTCCCTTGCAAATATCTCGGACTACCACTTAGCCTGCACAACTTAGGCATGCCGACCTCCAATTCTGATTGA